The Paenibacillus sp. FSL R7-0204 genome includes a region encoding these proteins:
- a CDS encoding galactose-binding domain-containing protein, translating to MVYSKSVRRKRGISGTALILSIVMLLSLVQVLPPGRAYAADSYLLSIDRPAYASGTEGNNTPDLAVDGNMGSRWSSSWGTDPNWIYVDLGATATVDRVVLRWEGAYAKAYKIQVSADELNWSDAYSTTTGDGGVDELTLSGTGRYVRVFATERNLTQYGISLYEFEVYGTGGVNPPPVVLGPNVALNKPATASSYQVADYLPPGSTLPALAVDGNLNTRWSSNATDNEWLSVDLGSVRTLGRVVINWEAAAGRIYDIQVSNDGSTWTTVYRELHGDGGTLNLPVYASGRYLRMKGISRATSFGYSIFEFQAYDYVAGDPKPVYNIPALPALTTVPVGQGSHAANDLSVPQPKYPLYKSDALTAPLPSNDWWQSIMINQLGNGIITLPLKSKYTKQGLSILNPGAGYLSADGKAQEAAGSPDLFLMAGNINTSGMSNRITGYGDWSATAVLSDGAAEKLKTTFVKGSPYLYSQFSDPSSPEVYLPAGARFFNDSNTTILAADGDTVTADHIGIAVTNSNGAPTPEMVTRHYGLYAPAGTTFKRVGAKLKIQLGGGQNYLSLSALPAPSNLNYFYQHGYAFVTDTKVAYTFNETTSDVTTTFNVVTELKRSGFPNTTLMAQLPHQWKVTTTPLTTVSFPSIRGTMKVTEGNSFATTDKFHGIVPQFTEPGDSTYSRQDLLNYLALLDTDTATNLMQADAYWQGKKLHPLAMGVLIADQIGNESYKNLFLSRMKTVLTDWYTYTSGETDYYFDYNSDWGTLIYKNSEFGANSGITDHHFTYGYYVFASAVLATYDTDFRNKFSGMVDELIRDYANPSKTDPKYPYFRNFDPYEGHSWAGGYADNDSGNNQEAAGESLFGWVGQYMWSTLTGNTAFRDASIMGFTTELRAVQQYWFNYDQDNWLPGYTHKTVGQIYGSSNFFGTFFNGNPVYVYGIHWLPTAEYLTSYGFEPAKAGGLYSGFVADNGGPEPDWYHIVWPIQALSDPQAVLNKWNPALPQQNELYNTYWFVHNMATLGSRTKDIWAENGYSATVYKKGSAYRALVWNPTNAAITVTFRNSGGVTGSAVVEAKKLVKVDPTKVTTDTLLTPPALTADTTQNAAGQPIELTFTDNAAWRNVITALKVDGVTATPANYTVEAGKITLNTALFPTAKTYTVTVTADGYTDTSVQQVITGSTTPTPTGNLALNKAVSASENPKQPAAGAVDGNAGTRWESDFSDPQWIQVDLGSAQTVGRVLLDWEGAYAKAYTIETSADGTNWTTVYMTTTGDGAADDISFPPVSARYVKVNGTERGTPYGYSLWELEVYGSGGAVTPTAPPALTADTTGNTAGQPIELTFTDNAVWRNAITAVKVDGVTAAAANYTVAAGTITLNTALFPTAKTYTITVTAEGYNDAFVQQVITGGTTPTVNLALNKAVTASENPKQPAAGAVDGDLGTRWESAFSDPQWIQVDLGSAQTVSRVLLNWEGAYAKAYTIETSADGSNWTTAYTATAGDGDIDDISFTPVSARYVKVNGTQRGTQYGYSLWELSVY from the coding sequence ATGGTATATTCAAAATCTGTAAGACGCAAGAGGGGAATCAGCGGGACCGCTCTTATTCTAAGCATCGTCATGCTGCTGAGTCTCGTGCAGGTTCTTCCGCCCGGACGGGCATATGCCGCGGACTCTTATCTGCTCTCCATAGACCGGCCGGCGTATGCCTCGGGCACGGAGGGTAATAATACCCCTGATCTGGCGGTGGACGGCAATATGGGCTCCCGGTGGAGCAGCTCATGGGGGACGGACCCGAACTGGATTTATGTGGATCTCGGAGCAACCGCAACCGTAGACCGCGTTGTGCTCCGCTGGGAAGGGGCTTACGCCAAAGCTTACAAAATCCAGGTATCCGCTGACGAATTGAACTGGAGTGATGCCTACTCCACAACTACAGGAGATGGTGGCGTGGATGAGCTCACGCTCAGCGGCACCGGCCGTTACGTCCGGGTATTCGCCACGGAGCGGAACCTGACGCAATATGGCATTTCCCTCTATGAGTTCGAGGTTTACGGCACCGGCGGCGTGAATCCTCCTCCGGTCGTTCTGGGGCCGAATGTGGCCTTGAACAAGCCTGCGACGGCTTCATCCTATCAGGTGGCCGACTATCTCCCTCCCGGCTCAACCCTGCCGGCACTGGCGGTGGACGGCAACCTGAACACACGCTGGTCTTCCAACGCGACCGATAATGAATGGCTGAGCGTTGATCTTGGCAGCGTACGTACGCTGGGCCGGGTGGTCATTAACTGGGAGGCCGCTGCCGGCCGGATCTATGATATTCAGGTTTCCAATGACGGAAGCACATGGACTACGGTATACCGCGAGCTTCACGGCGACGGCGGCACACTTAATCTGCCGGTCTATGCCAGCGGCCGCTATCTGCGGATGAAGGGCATCAGCAGAGCCACCTCCTTCGGGTACTCAATCTTTGAATTCCAGGCCTATGATTATGTGGCCGGCGATCCGAAGCCGGTCTATAACATTCCGGCTTTGCCGGCGCTGACCACAGTACCCGTAGGCCAAGGCAGTCATGCGGCGAATGACCTCTCGGTTCCCCAGCCTAAATATCCGCTGTATAAATCGGACGCACTGACTGCGCCGTTGCCTTCCAATGACTGGTGGCAGTCGATCATGATCAATCAGCTCGGCAACGGCATTATCACGCTTCCGCTCAAATCGAAATATACCAAGCAGGGCCTGAGCATTCTGAATCCGGGTGCAGGCTACTTAAGCGCCGACGGCAAGGCACAGGAAGCGGCGGGAAGCCCGGACCTGTTCCTGATGGCCGGCAACATTAATACTTCGGGGATGTCGAACCGGATTACCGGTTACGGCGACTGGTCGGCGACTGCGGTGTTAAGCGATGGCGCTGCGGAGAAGCTGAAGACAACGTTCGTCAAAGGCTCGCCTTACCTCTATTCGCAGTTCAGCGATCCGTCCAGTCCTGAGGTCTATCTGCCGGCCGGGGCCCGCTTCTTTAATGACAGCAATACTACGATCCTGGCTGCTGACGGCGACACCGTGACTGCAGACCATATCGGCATTGCGGTCACCAATTCCAACGGGGCGCCAACGCCTGAAATGGTAACCAGACACTATGGGCTGTATGCTCCGGCAGGTACAACCTTCAAGCGTGTAGGCGCCAAGCTCAAAATTCAGCTGGGAGGAGGCCAGAATTACCTGTCCCTGTCGGCTCTTCCGGCACCATCCAATCTGAATTATTTTTACCAGCACGGCTATGCCTTCGTGACGGACACGAAGGTGGCCTATACCTTCAACGAGACAACCTCAGATGTCACAACTACCTTCAATGTGGTAACAGAACTCAAGCGTTCAGGCTTCCCGAATACCACGCTGATGGCCCAGCTTCCCCACCAGTGGAAGGTGACCACAACGCCGCTGACCACAGTCTCCTTCCCGTCCATCCGTGGAACGATGAAGGTGACAGAGGGCAATTCGTTCGCCACTACGGATAAATTCCACGGCATTGTGCCGCAGTTCACCGAGCCGGGAGATTCTACCTATTCCCGTCAGGATCTGCTGAATTACCTGGCGCTGCTGGATACAGACACCGCCACCAATCTGATGCAGGCCGATGCGTACTGGCAGGGCAAGAAGCTGCATCCGCTGGCCATGGGTGTGCTGATCGCCGATCAGATCGGCAATGAGAGCTACAAGAATCTGTTCCTCTCCCGGATGAAGACGGTGCTTACAGACTGGTATACGTACACCTCGGGGGAAACCGATTATTATTTCGACTATAACTCCGACTGGGGAACACTGATCTATAAAAACAGTGAGTTCGGTGCGAACTCCGGCATCACGGACCATCATTTCACGTATGGCTATTATGTTTTTGCATCGGCCGTGCTCGCCACCTATGATACCGACTTCAGGAACAAATTCAGCGGGATGGTCGATGAGCTGATCCGGGATTATGCCAATCCGTCGAAGACGGACCCCAAGTATCCGTACTTCCGCAACTTCGACCCGTATGAAGGCCATTCCTGGGCCGGCGGTTACGCCGACAATGACAGCGGCAATAATCAGGAAGCGGCCGGAGAGTCACTGTTCGGCTGGGTCGGCCAATATATGTGGAGCACCCTGACCGGCAACACAGCCTTCCGCGATGCGTCGATTATGGGCTTCACGACGGAGCTTAGAGCAGTACAGCAGTACTGGTTCAACTACGATCAGGATAACTGGCTGCCGGGCTATACGCATAAAACGGTGGGTCAGATTTACGGAAGCTCGAATTTCTTCGGCACCTTTTTCAACGGAAATCCGGTGTATGTCTACGGCATTCACTGGCTGCCTACAGCAGAATATTTAACCAGCTACGGGTTCGAACCGGCTAAGGCGGGTGGATTATACAGCGGCTTCGTGGCCGATAACGGCGGGCCGGAACCGGACTGGTACCATATTGTCTGGCCGATTCAGGCACTGAGTGATCCGCAGGCGGTGCTGAATAAATGGAATCCGGCACTGCCGCAGCAGAACGAATTGTACAACACGTACTGGTTCGTGCACAATATGGCTACGCTTGGATCACGCACCAAGGACATTTGGGCGGAGAACGGCTACAGTGCAACGGTGTATAAAAAAGGTTCCGCCTACCGCGCGCTGGTCTGGAATCCGACGAATGCGGCCATAACCGTTACGTTCCGCAACAGCGGAGGAGTGACAGGCTCGGCTGTAGTCGAAGCCAAGAAGCTGGTGAAGGTGGACCCGACGAAGGTCACCACGGATACGCTGCTTACTCCGCCTGCCCTGACAGCCGATACCACTCAGAACGCAGCCGGCCAGCCGATTGAGCTGACGTTCACGGACAATGCGGCCTGGAGAAATGTAATCACTGCGTTGAAGGTGGATGGAGTGACAGCAACGCCAGCGAATTATACTGTAGAAGCCGGTAAAATCACGCTGAACACCGCGCTGTTCCCCACGGCGAAAACCTACACGGTTACAGTAACAGCAGACGGATATACCGATACTTCGGTGCAGCAGGTGATTACCGGAAGCACAACACCGACACCGACGGGGAACCTGGCGCTGAACAAGGCGGTTAGCGCTTCCGAGAATCCGAAGCAGCCCGCTGCCGGCGCTGTGGACGGCAATGCGGGCACCCGCTGGGAATCGGACTTCAGTGATCCGCAGTGGATTCAGGTGGATCTTGGCTCTGCCCAGACGGTTGGCCGCGTGCTGCTGGACTGGGAGGGGGCATATGCCAAAGCCTATACGATCGAAACCTCGGCAGACGGTACAAACTGGACCACGGTGTATATGACGACAACCGGGGACGGGGCTGCCGATGATATCAGCTTCCCTCCGGTCAGCGCGCGGTATGTGAAGGTAAACGGCACAGAGCGCGGCACGCCATACGGCTATTCCTTATGGGAACTGGAAGTGTACGGCAGCGGCGGGGCCGTGACGCCAACCGCTCCGCCTGCCCTGACAGCCGATACCACCGGGAACACCGCCGGCCAGCCGATTGAGCTAACGTTCACGGACAATGCGGTCTGGAGAAATGCCATCACTGCGGTGAAGGTGGATGGTGTTACAGCGGCGGCAGCGAATTATACCGTGGCAGCCGGTACAATCACACTGAACACCGCGCTGTTCCCTACGGCGAAGACTTACACGATTACAGTCACTGCTGAGGGATACAATGATGCTTTTGTGCAGCAGGTGATTACCGGCGGCACAACGCCAACTGTGAACCTTGCGCTGAACAAGGCGGTGACCGCTTCGGAGAATCCGAAGCAGCCCGCTGCCGGTGCTGTGGACGGAGATCTTGGCACCCGCTGGGAATCGGCCTTCAGTGATCCGCAGTGGATTCAGGTGGATCTCGGCTCTGCCCAGACGGTCAGCCGCGTCCTGCTGAACTGGGAGGGGGCGTACGCCAAAGCCTACACCATTGAGACGTCAGCAGACGGCTCGAACTGGACAACAGCTTATACTGCGACAGCCGGGGATGGAGACATCGACGATATCAGCTTCACCCCGGTCAGTGCGCGGTACGTGAAAGTGAACGGGACGCAGCGCGGTACACAATATGGCTACTCTTTATGGGAATTGTCCGTCTATTAA
- a CDS encoding CPBP family intramembrane glutamic endopeptidase produces the protein MNPVGQPLHQRPLTSKLILAGILGLILFVMFQIAPQLISSSDGDTTILSKSEIREKAAAFAAEQLGYEAGNQDEWVILYKTDSSFYGYMSREKLLPDYSKNKLDQRYPFDVYHAVLYTSGEAAARLAVDLNMYTGEPVAFAVGADADAAAGLNYGERPAATTKRTGTAIPVSSISDLSLEAKESLARPWLKLWGANPSKLKIEANLDGYGLVYSDSSVTLGELPLKYQFNYLNGEVSYFRAGFSAPAWHDAYVDGQTSLAKKLTLFGYGLPTLLLGILAMIYGILRRKHTSWKRGIFLSSVHFLIMMVSSYNVVSESGSGSAEARVTAVVMFIIYVLYSLLMSLLLYFSLVGGDGLWRSEEKLNPWPRASEPGYGQYVLKSIQAGYIWAFILLGVQTVMFIILSYTLDNWSTTDASQSPYNMKYAWLLPIVAWLAGLSEEAVYRLFGIRMLKKLVKNTLIASLITTLIWALGHTLYPIYPVISRPIELTVIGLLFSYIFIRYGFIAVMFSHVVFDSILMGATLIFMKDKVNIGAGIVTIVLPFIVGYLVYRFNPPREPKQAEPNPTP, from the coding sequence ATGAATCCCGTCGGCCAGCCCCTGCACCAGCGGCCCCTTACTTCCAAGCTTATCCTTGCCGGAATTCTCGGACTCATTCTATTTGTCATGTTCCAGATCGCTCCCCAGCTCATCTCCAGTTCAGATGGGGATACAACCATTCTCAGCAAAAGTGAAATCCGGGAGAAAGCAGCCGCATTTGCCGCTGAGCAGCTTGGATACGAAGCCGGAAACCAGGATGAATGGGTCATTCTGTACAAGACAGACTCTTCCTTCTACGGCTATATGTCCCGCGAGAAGCTCCTCCCGGACTATTCCAAGAATAAGCTGGATCAGCGCTATCCGTTCGATGTCTATCATGCGGTGCTCTACACATCCGGAGAGGCGGCAGCCCGGCTGGCAGTCGACCTTAATATGTATACCGGCGAGCCCGTGGCTTTTGCCGTTGGTGCCGATGCCGATGCTGCGGCCGGGCTGAATTACGGGGAGCGGCCCGCGGCAACAACCAAGCGTACCGGTACCGCCATTCCGGTAAGCAGCATATCTGACCTGAGCCTGGAGGCAAAAGAAAGCCTCGCCCGCCCCTGGCTGAAGCTCTGGGGAGCCAATCCCTCCAAGCTGAAGATTGAGGCTAACCTTGATGGCTACGGGCTTGTCTATTCCGACAGCTCCGTCACCCTAGGCGAATTACCGCTTAAGTACCAATTCAATTATCTGAACGGCGAGGTCTCGTACTTCCGCGCCGGATTCTCGGCTCCTGCCTGGCATGACGCTTATGTCGACGGACAGACCTCGCTTGCCAAGAAGCTCACCTTGTTCGGCTACGGCCTGCCTACCCTGCTGCTCGGTATCCTGGCGATGATCTACGGCATTCTGCGCAGGAAGCATACTTCCTGGAAGCGCGGGATCTTCCTGAGTTCCGTCCATTTCCTGATCATGATGGTCAGCAGCTACAATGTGGTGTCTGAATCCGGCAGCGGCAGCGCTGAAGCCAGGGTTACAGCGGTAGTCATGTTCATCATCTACGTTCTGTACAGTCTGCTGATGTCGCTCCTGCTCTACTTCTCTCTGGTCGGAGGGGACGGCTTGTGGCGTTCCGAGGAGAAGCTGAATCCTTGGCCCCGGGCCTCCGAGCCCGGCTACGGCCAATATGTACTGAAGAGTATCCAGGCAGGTTATATCTGGGCCTTCATTCTGCTTGGCGTACAGACCGTCATGTTCATTATTCTGTCTTATACGCTGGATAACTGGTCCACCACAGACGCCAGCCAGTCGCCTTACAATATGAAATATGCCTGGCTGCTGCCGATAGTAGCCTGGCTGGCCGGCCTCTCAGAAGAGGCAGTATACCGTCTGTTCGGTATACGCATGCTGAAGAAGCTGGTCAAGAATACGCTCATCGCTTCACTGATTACGACCCTGATCTGGGCGCTCGGACATACGCTCTACCCGATCTATCCGGTCATCTCGCGGCCGATTGAGCTGACGGTGATCGGTCTGCTGTTCAGCTATATTTTCATCCGGTACGGGTTCATCGCGGTGATGTTCAGCCACGTGGTATTCGACAGCATCCTGATGGGGGCGACGCTGATCTTCATGAAGGATAAGGTGAATATCGGAGCTGGTATCGTCACGATCGTTCTGCCGTTCATCGTCGGTTATCTGGTCTACCGCTTCAACCCTCCGAGGGAGCCGAAGCAGGCCGAACCGAATCCTACTCCATAA
- a CDS encoding ABC transporter ATP-binding protein, which yields MTMNRSAKETPAAPAAVECRDLRFEIKNRVILDGISFHIPQGSITGLLGPNGAGKSSLLRIISGLIPAGSGTVSINGRPAGVELLGELSMLPDRSSLPGWLTVQEWLGFAAGIYPDWDSGKAAELLFSLSVTPDSLISTMSRGEEARLQLLTCLSRQAPLIILDEPFTGVDLISREVIASAVVGEMAGGGRTFLIATHDIREMELLFDRLILIGDGRIQGIDDVDQLRHSGYSVESRYREVFA from the coding sequence ATGACTATGAATAGATCGGCAAAAGAAACGCCCGCCGCTCCTGCTGCGGTAGAGTGCCGAGATTTACGGTTCGAGATTAAGAACCGGGTGATCCTGGACGGCATCAGCTTCCACATTCCCCAGGGCAGTATCACCGGACTGCTGGGACCGAATGGTGCAGGCAAGTCCTCCCTGCTGCGGATTATATCCGGTCTGATCCCCGCAGGGTCCGGCACGGTCAGCATTAACGGAAGACCCGCTGGTGTTGAGCTGCTCGGAGAGCTCTCCATGCTTCCTGACCGCAGCAGTCTGCCCGGCTGGCTGACCGTGCAGGAATGGCTGGGCTTTGCCGCAGGCATCTACCCGGACTGGGACAGCGGTAAAGCCGCAGAGCTGCTGTTCAGCCTATCCGTCACACCGGACTCGCTAATCTCCACCATGTCTCGGGGCGAGGAAGCCCGGCTGCAGCTCCTAACCTGTCTCTCGCGTCAGGCACCACTGATTATCCTGGATGAGCCGTTCACCGGCGTAGATCTGATCTCCAGAGAAGTGATCGCCTCTGCTGTTGTAGGAGAGATGGCAGGCGGCGGGCGGACCTTCCTGATTGCCACCCATGATATCCGGGAAATGGAGTTGCTCTTTGACCGGCTGATTCTGATCGGCGACGGGCGTATTCAGGGAATTGATGATGTGGATCAGCTGCGGCACTCCGGCTATTCTGTGGAGTCACGCTATCGGGAAGTGTTCGCATGA
- a CDS encoding GntR family transcriptional regulator — protein MDSTFELLPEHFLINPSLPIYEQFVGAIRERIVSGIIPPGSRLPSVRDLAAGRGVNPTTAARTYQELERMGLIVTYRGQGTFVTREDSVIKDARKAIIRQAVQQFKDTAAALGLTAEQMLQFDEED, from the coding sequence GTGGATTCTACCTTTGAGCTATTACCGGAGCACTTCCTGATTAATCCGTCACTTCCGATCTATGAACAGTTTGTTGGCGCTATCCGGGAACGGATTGTTAGCGGCATCATTCCACCGGGATCACGCTTACCCTCTGTCAGGGACCTGGCAGCCGGCAGAGGAGTCAATCCCACTACTGCCGCCCGGACGTACCAGGAGCTGGAGCGGATGGGACTGATTGTGACCTACCGTGGTCAGGGAACCTTTGTCACCCGGGAGGATAGTGTCATTAAGGATGCACGCAAGGCAATTATCCGCCAGGCTGTACAGCAGTTCAAGGATACAGCCGCTGCGCTTGGGCTTACCGCCGAGCAAATGCTGCAATTCGATGAGGAGGATTGA
- a CDS encoding TrkH family potassium uptake protein, which produces MRSLASPSSKITGFRFLKLAPPQILVLSFAAVILIGTLLLMLPVSSVPGQPLRFMDALFTATSAACVTGLAVVDTGTHLTGFGQAVILVLIQIGGLGFMTMATLFALVFRRRISLRDRLILQEAMNQSSMEGIVRLIRKVLLYSLVIEAAGALLLSIRWAVDMPLGRAVYYGVFHAVSMFNNAGFDLFGGHDHSLISYVGDPVINLVVMFLIISGGIGFIVISDLADFRRTRRLSLHSKVVLSMTAGLIVTGMVVIFIFEFTNSRTLGPLNLGSKLWASLFQSVAPRTAGANTLDITGLRQATQFFIVILMFIGASPGSTGGGIKTTTFTLMIGAVISMLRGREDIVLFRYRLAQERVFKALTITLLALLLIVTVSMMLSTTEGLPYLMILFETISAFANVGLSLGLTPELTQVGKILICLTMFAGRLGLLTLAYALGPRQGKPLYKYPEGKMIIG; this is translated from the coding sequence ATGAGAAGTTTGGCGTCACCGTCTTCCAAGATCACCGGCTTCCGATTCCTGAAGCTGGCTCCTCCGCAAATCCTGGTGCTGAGCTTCGCTGCGGTCATCCTCATCGGCACGTTGCTGCTTATGCTTCCGGTATCCAGCGTACCCGGTCAGCCGCTCCGCTTCATGGATGCGCTGTTCACGGCCACCTCCGCCGCCTGTGTGACCGGTCTGGCTGTAGTGGATACCGGGACCCATCTTACCGGCTTCGGACAAGCGGTTATTCTGGTGCTGATCCAGATCGGCGGGCTCGGGTTCATGACGATGGCCACGCTGTTTGCCCTGGTGTTCAGGCGCAGAATCTCACTGCGTGACCGGCTGATTCTTCAGGAAGCCATGAATCAGAGCTCGATGGAAGGGATAGTGCGGCTGATCCGTAAGGTGCTGCTCTATTCCCTGGTCATTGAAGCTGCGGGAGCGCTTCTCCTGTCCATCCGCTGGGCGGTGGATATGCCGCTTGGCCGCGCGGTCTACTACGGGGTGTTCCATGCGGTGTCGATGTTTAATAACGCCGGATTTGATCTGTTCGGCGGGCATGATCACAGCTTAATCAGCTATGTCGGAGACCCTGTCATTAACCTGGTGGTGATGTTCCTGATCATCTCCGGAGGAATCGGCTTCATCGTAATCTCTGATCTGGCCGACTTCCGCCGCACCCGGCGGCTGTCGCTGCACAGCAAGGTGGTGCTGTCAATGACGGCCGGACTGATTGTGACCGGAATGGTGGTCATCTTCATCTTCGAGTTCACCAATTCGCGGACCCTGGGACCGCTGAACCTCGGAAGCAAGCTATGGGCCTCCCTGTTCCAATCCGTAGCACCGCGTACGGCAGGAGCCAACACACTGGATATCACGGGCCTGCGTCAGGCCACGCAGTTCTTCATCGTGATCCTGATGTTCATCGGGGCATCCCCCGGCTCTACCGGCGGCGGCATTAAGACCACAACCTTCACGCTGATGATCGGAGCTGTCATCTCCATGCTGCGCGGCCGTGAAGACATCGTGCTCTTCCGTTACCGGCTGGCTCAGGAGCGCGTGTTCAAGGCACTGACCATTACGCTGCTGGCGCTGCTGCTGATCGTTACGGTCTCCATGATGCTCTCGACTACAGAGGGGCTGCCGTATCTGATGATTCTGTTCGAGACGATCTCGGCGTTTGCCAATGTCGGACTAAGTCTGGGCTTGACCCCGGAGCTGACGCAGGTCGGCAAGATCCTGATCTGCCTGACCATGTTCGCCGGACGGCTGGGACTGCTGACGCTGGCGTATGCGCTCGGTCCGAGACAGGGCAAACCATTATATAAATATCCGGAAGGCAAAATGATAATTGGATAG
- a CDS encoding potassium channel family protein codes for MKPQQFVVIGLGRFGSSLALELMSMGYEVLGIDHQEERVEEMTGRLTHAVMADATDEGIMRSLGVRNFDCGIVAIGDNMERSILAAILLKELGVKQVVGKAISILHGRALSKLGVDRVIFPERDMGIRVAHQLVTPNLLDYIEISKDYKVVELTVPACMNGKSLSELNTRAKYGCSIIALNREDGIIVAPTAHDHVHQGDIMVVIGSNDSIEEFEDEAVNAD; via the coding sequence ATGAAACCACAGCAGTTTGTTGTAATCGGCCTGGGCCGCTTCGGCTCAAGTCTGGCGCTGGAGCTGATGTCCATGGGCTACGAGGTGCTTGGCATTGACCACCAGGAGGAGCGGGTAGAGGAGATGACCGGACGGCTGACGCATGCAGTCATGGCAGATGCTACGGATGAAGGGATTATGCGCTCACTCGGAGTGCGTAATTTCGACTGCGGCATTGTGGCGATCGGCGATAATATGGAGCGGAGTATTCTGGCCGCGATTCTGCTGAAAGAGCTGGGTGTCAAGCAGGTGGTCGGCAAAGCCATCTCCATTCTGCATGGCCGCGCGCTGTCGAAGCTGGGGGTGGACCGGGTGATTTTCCCGGAGCGGGATATGGGTATCCGTGTGGCTCACCAGCTGGTGACGCCGAATCTGCTTGATTATATCGAGATCTCCAAGGATTACAAGGTCGTTGAGCTGACGGTGCCTGCCTGCATGAACGGTAAAAGCCTCTCCGAGCTGAACACCCGCGCCAAATACGGCTGCAGCATCATTGCCCTGAACCGCGAGGATGGCATCATCGTTGCCCCCACCGCGCATGATCATGTGCATCAGGGGGACATCATGGTGGTGATCGGCTCCAACGACAGCATCGAGGAGTTCGAGGATGAAGCGGTGAATGCGGACTAA